The proteins below come from a single Asterias rubens chromosome 9, eAstRub1.3, whole genome shotgun sequence genomic window:
- the LOC117294712 gene encoding probable ATP-dependent RNA helicase DHX58 yields MANATPDNNEDKNLPIITEIFRDYLKENFNLTGEFLAELFCSSGMSEETFTSSERILGDKAPVSLLLDELKKWNKKGTYEVFIRCLRSTGNDDHANFLEGYSEMDAAEDRLLVKHIMRPYCVRLINRIQPEDILPMMFCFSQEEADGIFRVVDRFGDIRGAQAFLGILFKKGMEGFCQLLEGLRKTNNAILATELYDMINSARKEDGLNNLSSKGFDMDWASSSSSYTGTIMDRPNIFEGDAPMEDNTSGYPESGTLQMNILFSTAQGASAGSSEMQVSGEKIQPLRLHNFQKELVQSALRGLNSVIVAPTGSGKTVMAARVVKAFLNREPGVGPRVGNPSRVLSQGSNKVIFLVNKVPLVEQQCSLFKTYMDETRIIGLTGSGMSSAASLSDLLEMKDVLVMTAQILVNALQNPDQNSDQSIELSKIGLLVLDECHHCKKDDPYNAVMSRYCDLKMSSPEVPRPQILGLTASLGVGKGGGQYAAETHILKICANLDTEDLCIVQSEQNKRELRLKRDKPREEIFSVPHRTDDSFVTEMIDVMVKIEAKILQTPAGNRWMRLSGCPKRGSQEYENWLVQMDKFFVEEADRDQTLLTTCKDHLKVLNDCLYINRDARTQDAMNHYMHYIQELKDATEGLNEIEGELVQMFQDKLGRFEMLASSHQQKHQNPLLECLSEILNGSTMKNPDSRGILFCKTRNTTEALIAWIENTPSLAFLNPGRLIGSGGSGGLTQTKQEDLLKMFKDGRHKIIVATSVAEEGLDIQQCNTVIRYNYISNEIGRVQAQGRSRARDGKFYLIVSDELGLADRETRNRIRETMMYKATEGIKNMGHQGFVNQIAKFQQESRHLRLHKQRVKNMMTQNKQLVSIQLICRKCKKEVCTLDDIRCIENAHHIVLSTSFPERCRLIDHPKPVKKVDFEKLKKVMCGNANCPQEWGIQMKYKGCKAFALTPVNFIFRASDGRQRVFNKWKEMPYKVTQWTIEMLEQLGEMEGQDNLEESSDDEDDDVDQEESNSPSS; encoded by the exons ATGGCCAACGCCACACCAGACAATAATGAGGACAAAAATTTACCGATTATTACCGAAATTTTCCGGGATTATTTGAAGGAGAATTTCAACCTAACCGGAGAGTTTTTGGCAGAACTGTTTTGCTCAAGTGGCATGAGCGAAG AAACATTTACCAGCTCAGAGCGCATCCTCGGCGACAAAGCCCCTGTCTCTTTGCTCCTTGATGAGCTCAAGAAGTGGAACAAGAAAGGAACTTATGAAGTGTTCATTCGTTGTCTCAGATCTACAG GAAACGACGACCATGCCAACTTTCTGGAGGGTTACTCAGAGATGGATGCAGCTGAAGATAGATTGCTTGTCAAACACATCATGCGGCCTTACTGCGTCAGACTCATCAATCGGATACAACCTGAGGACATTCTACCGATGATGTTCTGCTTTAGCCAAGAAGAGGCTGATGGCATATTCCGTGTTGTGGATAGATTTGGGGATATTCGAGGGGCTCAGGCTTTCTTGGGAATTCTATTCAAGAAGGGAATGGAAGGTTTTTGTCAGCTTCTGGAAGGTTTGAGAAAAACCAATAACGCAATTCTGGCAACCGAACTTTACGATATGATCAATTCAGCAAGAAAAGAAG ATGGGTTAAACAATCTCTCATCCAAAGGTTTTGATATGGATTGGGCGTCCTCGTCATCATCCTACACAGGTACCATAATGGATAGGCCAAATATTTTTGAGGGTGACGCCCCTATGGAGGACAACACCAGTGGATATCCAGAGAGTGGAACTTTACAGATGAACATATTGTTTTCGACCGCTCAAGGG GCATCGGCTGGAAGTTCTGAAATGCAAGTATCGGGTGAAAAGATTCAGCCACTTAGACTGCATAATTTTCAAAAGGAGCTAGTCCAGTCTGCTTTGAGGGGATTAAACTCGGTGATCGTGGCCCCTACTGGCTCTGGCAAGACTGTCATGGCTGCCAGGGTGGTGAAAGCATTCCTTAATCGAGAGCCAGGAGTAGGACCAAGGGTCGGTAACCCATCGAGGGTGTTGAGCCAGGGCTCAAACAAGGTTATTTTCCTTGTCAACAAG GTTCCTCTTGTGGAGCAACAGTGCAGTCTGTTCAAGACCTACATGGATGAGACACGCATCATTGGGCTGACCGGGAGCGGGATGAGCAGCGCGGCCTCCCTGAGTGACTTGTTGGAAATGAAGGACGTCTTGGTGATGACGGCGCAGATCTTGGTCAATGCCCTTCAGAATCCGGACCAAAACTCTGATCAATCCATAGAGCTTTCTAAGATAGGTCTGCTGGTCCTTGATGAGTGTCACCATTGTAAG AAAGACGACCCCTACAATGCGGTGATGTCACGTTACTGTGATTTGAAGATGTCGTCTCCTGAGGTTCCAAGGCCACAG ATACTTGGACTGACGGCTTCTTTGGGCGTAGGTAAAGGAGGAGGGCAGTATGCGGCTGAGACACACATTCTGAAGATCTGTGCTAATCTGGACACGGAGGATCTATGTATTGTGCAGAGTGAACAGAACAAGCGAGAGCTAAGACTAAAGAGGGATAAACCACGAGAAG AAATCTTTTCTGTGCCACACCGCACAGATGATAGCTTTGTCACTGAAATGATTGACGTAATGGTGAAGATTGAGGCGAAGATTTTACAAACTCCAG CGGGAAACAGATGGATGAGGTTATCTGGATGCCCAAAGCGTGGCAGCCAGGAGTATGAGAACTGGCTTGTCCAAATGGACAAGTTCTTCGTTGAAGAAGCTGACCGCGACCAAACTCTTCTTACAACATGCAAAGATCATCTTAAG GTGTTAAATGACTGTCTTTATATCAACCGAGATGCCAGGACTCAAGATGCTATGAACCATTACATGCATTACATTCAAGAACTCAAGGATGCAACCGAAGGCCTGAATGAGATAGAGGGAGAACTGGTTCAAATGTTTCAAG ACAAATTGGGACGCTTCGAAATGTTGGCGTCAAGTCACCAGCAAAAACACCAGAATCCCCTCTTGGAATGTTTATCCGAGATTCTAAACGGATCCACAATGAAGAACCCAGACTCACGAGGGATCCTCTTCTGCAAGACTCGAAACACTACAGAGGCTCTTATTGCTTGGATTGAGAACACGCCTAGCCTGGCTTTCCTCAATCCAGGGCGACTGATCGGCAGCGGTGGATCTGGAG GCTTAACTCAAACTAAACAGGAGGATCTGTTGAAGATGTTCAAAGATGGCAGGCACAAGATCATTGTGGCCACCTCGGTAGCTGAGGAAGGGCTCGACATCCAACAATGTAATACTGTCATTCGCTACAACTACATCTCCAATGAAATCGGACGAGTCCAAGCTCAAG GTCGAAGCAGGGCACGTGATGGCAAGTTTTACCTGATTGTTTCAGATGAGTTGGGTCTCGCAGATCGAGAGACAAGAAATCGTATCCGGGAGACTATGATGTATAAAGCCACTGAGGGCATCAAGAATATGGGTCATCAAGGTTTTGTGAATCAG ATTGCAAAGTTCCAGCAGGAGAGCCGTCACCTACGGTTGCACAAACAGAGAGTCAAGAACATGATGACCCAGAACAAACAGCTCGTGTCAATTCAGCTCATCTGCCGTAAATGCAAGAAGGAGGTGTGCACCCTGGACGACATACGCTGCATCGAAAACGCCCATCACATCGTTCTGAGTACCTCGTTCCCGGAGAGGTGCCGTCTCATCGACCATCCCAAACCAGTCAAGAAGGTCGATTTCGAGAAGTTGAAGAAAGTCATGTGCGGCAATGCCAACTGTCCGCAGGAATGGGGGATACAGATGAAGTATAAGGGTTGCAAGGCCTTTGCTCTAACTCCGGTAAACTTCATATTTCGTGCGAGTGACGGGAGACAGAGGGTCTTCAACAAGTGGAAGGAGATGCCGTATAAGGTCACTCAATGGACCATAGAGATGTTGGAACAGCTAGGGGAGATGGAAGGACAGGATAATCTTGAAGAGTCGAGCGATGATGAGGATGATGATGTGGATCAAGAGGAAAGTAACTCTCCGTCGTCTTAG
- the LOC117294414 gene encoding uncharacterized protein LOC117294414 isoform X2: MGGDDLNKARKKRLDDNAVEFRNKVIPSELLPHLTCLTDGTKEKIIQKEVNNGPMSAALQLIMVVRKNDDWFEQLIPALRQIGQNKLADLLDDPEVDHCVQRPGVRQNGPQPDPSFNPINDRQTVDKGKGATFSPHRPRNQGASRYPPYQNEEQAIARRGERVTGDTLYRQLPATVMDVLRLLDEPSISGKDWQGLAGCLGYTIDIVERLKLRESPTEALLLEWGFGEKATLNSLLKALHAIGRVDVYQQLQDVLGFHIEGFDQIPRPKSPPQVPSVVNLPKLDCAWDDSEEAKVEIKKQPRKRNDKPRDSSSEANRAGETISDGNKRNAGNSGLDITNTGSSGQVEAKEVNKECPVKDQVGTGQSSGCSEAPGATTCADEPITNRDETKSMTRSKTDTSDQDIAPESKSTTREGGSIMNNLNRNPHAMKQNISTDQRESALEPKPQNNQQYVEDNLRESDQQSSNITMSNGTKMVAGNNASSNYNLDRGGQAADQRFLDPVDENCRGKKLLSQTSRASTTSSLNDDMDTMYSATGPDDCYWSLRNPDSLDATIGELLMSDASLPAIACAGKPITNRDETKSETRSKDDKEPESKSATPDFTALSTHQVISTPDTRGSESPHNTTLVPKSDRVQKSTKGTPVTQPAHVPAEVPGGLGLLSADPTFSKDSLMAAITPGRMLRESQTASTQEAEGKLQQLDAKQPASGIQDDPHKTKQNLPSTNISTNSTPASPLHEEDVTHDQKQSMSEDDPSLELQESILEPQENADPAPPEIDEPQGTSVLGSILRAGPALLSFVSSVQHGDFAPYKN, encoded by the exons GAGAAAATTATACAAAAGGAAGTAAATAATGGGCCCATGAGTGCAGCTTTACAACTCATCATGGTTGTACGTAAAAACGATGACTGGTTCGAACAGCTCATTCCAGCTTTAAGACAAATTGGTCAAAACAAATTAGCTGATCTGCTGGATGACCCCGAGGTGGACCATTGTGTCCAGCGTCCTGGTGTCCGACAGAATGGTCCTCAACCCGACCCCAGCTTCAACCCTATAAACGACAGACAAACTGTTGATAAAG GCAAAGGGGCAACATTTTCCCCACATCGCCCCCGAAACCAAGGGGCATCAAGGTACCCACCTTACCAGAATGAAGAGCAAGCCATTGCCAGGAGAGGTGAAAGGGTCACTGGTGACACTCTGTATCGTCAGTTGCCCGCCACTGTGATGGATGTGCTCAGACTACTCGACGAACCCAGTATCTCAGGCAAAGATTGGCAAGGACTTGCTGGATGCTTAG GGTACACCATTGACATTGTTGAGCGTTTGAAGTTGAGGGAGAGTCCGACCGAGGCACTCCTGTTGGAATGGGGTTTTGGGGAAAAGGCAACTCTTAATTCACTGCTGAAAGCACTCCACGCCATAGGAAGGGTCGATGTTTATCAACAACTTCAGGATGTGCTGGGGTTTCACATCGAGGGCTTCGATCAG ATTCCTCGACCAAAATCCCCACCCCAAGTGCCATCTGTAGTGAATCTCCCGAAGTTAGATTGCGCATGGGATGACAGTGAGGAAGCAAaagttgaaattaaaaaacaaccaaGAAAGCGTAATGACAAACCAAGAGACAGCTCTTCAGAAGCCAATCGGGCGGGGGAAACCATTTCCGATGGCAACAAGAGGAATGCTGGGAATTCGGGATTGGACATCACCAACACTGGCAGCAGTGGTCAAGTGGAGGCAAAGGAAGTGAATAAGGAATGCCCGGTCAAAGACCAAGTTGGAACCGGGCAAAGCAGTGGTTGCTCTGAAGCCCCTGGCGCTACTACTTGTGCTGACGAGCCCATCACCAATAGAGACGAGACCAAGTCCATGACCAGAAGCAAAACTGACACATCGGATCAAGACATAGCGCCAGAGAGTAAAAGTACCACAAGGGAAGGCGGTAGCATCATGAATAACCTCAACAGAAATCCCCATGCCATGAAGCAAAATATCTCCACCGATCAAAGGGAAAGCGCCCTCGAACCCAAACCCCAGAATAATCAACAGTATGTCGAGGACAATTTGAGGGAGTCGGATCAACAGAGCAGCAATATAACGATGAGCAATGGAACAAAGATGGTTGCCGGTAACAATGCAAGTAGTAATTACAACTTGGACAGGGGTGGTCAAGCAGCCGATCAAAGATTCTTGGATCCCGTCGATGAGAACTgcaggggaaaaaaattacTGTCGCAAACTTCACGAGCTAGCACAACTTCAAGTTTGAATGATGACATGGATACGATGTATTCCGCCACTGGTCCAGATGATTGTTATTGGTCCCTGAGGAACCCTGACTCATTGGACGCAACAATAGGTGAACTTCTAATGTCTGACGCAAGCTTACCTGCTATTGCTTGTGCCGGCAAGCCCATCACCAATAGAGACGAGACCAAGTCTGAGACCAGAAGCAAAGACGACAAGGAGCCAGAGAGTAAAAGTGCCACACCCGACTTCACAGCTTTATCAACTCACCAAGTCATATCTACACCCGATACTAGGGGATCAGAGAGTCCTCACAATACCACGCTCGTGCCAAAATCTGACAGAGTGCAGAAGTCTACGAAAGGCACTCCAGTCACACAGCCGGCACATGTGCCTGCAGAAGTACCTGGTGGCCTCGGATTGCTGTCAGCTGATCCTACTTTTAGCAAAGACTCCTTAATGGCGGCAATTACTCCTGGTAGAATGCTGCGCGAATCCCAAACAGCATCGACCCAGGAAGCAGAAGGGAAATTACAACAGCTTGACGCTAAGCAACCAGCGAGTGGAATCCAGGATGACCCTCATAAAACGAAGCAGAACCTACCTTCGACCAACATCAGTACCAACTCAACCCCAGCTTCACCCCTGCATGAGGAGGATGTTACTCACGATCAAAAACAGTCAATGAGTGAAGACGATCCTTCTCTGGAACTCCAGGAAAGCATTCTGGAACCCCAGGAAAATGCTGACCCTGCACCCCCAGAAATTGATGAACCCCAGGGGACATCTGTTTTAGGTTCCATCCTCCGAGCAGGTCCTGCTTTACTGTCATTTGTGTCTTCTGTTCAGCATGGAGACTTTGCACCGTACAAGAATTGA
- the LOC117294414 gene encoding uncharacterized protein LOC117294414 isoform X1: MGGDDLNKARKKRLDDNAVEFRNKVIPSELLPHLTCLTDGTKEKIIQKEVNNGPMSAALQLIMVVRKNDDWFEQLIPALRQIGQNKLADLLDDPEVDHCVQRPGVRQNGPQPDPSFNPINDRQTVDKEGKGATFSPHRPRNQGASRYPPYQNEEQAIARRGERVTGDTLYRQLPATVMDVLRLLDEPSISGKDWQGLAGCLGYTIDIVERLKLRESPTEALLLEWGFGEKATLNSLLKALHAIGRVDVYQQLQDVLGFHIEGFDQIPRPKSPPQVPSVVNLPKLDCAWDDSEEAKVEIKKQPRKRNDKPRDSSSEANRAGETISDGNKRNAGNSGLDITNTGSSGQVEAKEVNKECPVKDQVGTGQSSGCSEAPGATTCADEPITNRDETKSMTRSKTDTSDQDIAPESKSTTREGGSIMNNLNRNPHAMKQNISTDQRESALEPKPQNNQQYVEDNLRESDQQSSNITMSNGTKMVAGNNASSNYNLDRGGQAADQRFLDPVDENCRGKKLLSQTSRASTTSSLNDDMDTMYSATGPDDCYWSLRNPDSLDATIGELLMSDASLPAIACAGKPITNRDETKSETRSKDDKEPESKSATPDFTALSTHQVISTPDTRGSESPHNTTLVPKSDRVQKSTKGTPVTQPAHVPAEVPGGLGLLSADPTFSKDSLMAAITPGRMLRESQTASTQEAEGKLQQLDAKQPASGIQDDPHKTKQNLPSTNISTNSTPASPLHEEDVTHDQKQSMSEDDPSLELQESILEPQENADPAPPEIDEPQGTSVLGSILRAGPALLSFVSSVQHGDFAPYKN; encoded by the exons GAGAAAATTATACAAAAGGAAGTAAATAATGGGCCCATGAGTGCAGCTTTACAACTCATCATGGTTGTACGTAAAAACGATGACTGGTTCGAACAGCTCATTCCAGCTTTAAGACAAATTGGTCAAAACAAATTAGCTGATCTGCTGGATGACCCCGAGGTGGACCATTGTGTCCAGCGTCCTGGTGTCCGACAGAATGGTCCTCAACCCGACCCCAGCTTCAACCCTATAAACGACAGACAAACTGTTGATAAAG AAGGCAAAGGGGCAACATTTTCCCCACATCGCCCCCGAAACCAAGGGGCATCAAGGTACCCACCTTACCAGAATGAAGAGCAAGCCATTGCCAGGAGAGGTGAAAGGGTCACTGGTGACACTCTGTATCGTCAGTTGCCCGCCACTGTGATGGATGTGCTCAGACTACTCGACGAACCCAGTATCTCAGGCAAAGATTGGCAAGGACTTGCTGGATGCTTAG GGTACACCATTGACATTGTTGAGCGTTTGAAGTTGAGGGAGAGTCCGACCGAGGCACTCCTGTTGGAATGGGGTTTTGGGGAAAAGGCAACTCTTAATTCACTGCTGAAAGCACTCCACGCCATAGGAAGGGTCGATGTTTATCAACAACTTCAGGATGTGCTGGGGTTTCACATCGAGGGCTTCGATCAG ATTCCTCGACCAAAATCCCCACCCCAAGTGCCATCTGTAGTGAATCTCCCGAAGTTAGATTGCGCATGGGATGACAGTGAGGAAGCAAaagttgaaattaaaaaacaaccaaGAAAGCGTAATGACAAACCAAGAGACAGCTCTTCAGAAGCCAATCGGGCGGGGGAAACCATTTCCGATGGCAACAAGAGGAATGCTGGGAATTCGGGATTGGACATCACCAACACTGGCAGCAGTGGTCAAGTGGAGGCAAAGGAAGTGAATAAGGAATGCCCGGTCAAAGACCAAGTTGGAACCGGGCAAAGCAGTGGTTGCTCTGAAGCCCCTGGCGCTACTACTTGTGCTGACGAGCCCATCACCAATAGAGACGAGACCAAGTCCATGACCAGAAGCAAAACTGACACATCGGATCAAGACATAGCGCCAGAGAGTAAAAGTACCACAAGGGAAGGCGGTAGCATCATGAATAACCTCAACAGAAATCCCCATGCCATGAAGCAAAATATCTCCACCGATCAAAGGGAAAGCGCCCTCGAACCCAAACCCCAGAATAATCAACAGTATGTCGAGGACAATTTGAGGGAGTCGGATCAACAGAGCAGCAATATAACGATGAGCAATGGAACAAAGATGGTTGCCGGTAACAATGCAAGTAGTAATTACAACTTGGACAGGGGTGGTCAAGCAGCCGATCAAAGATTCTTGGATCCCGTCGATGAGAACTgcaggggaaaaaaattacTGTCGCAAACTTCACGAGCTAGCACAACTTCAAGTTTGAATGATGACATGGATACGATGTATTCCGCCACTGGTCCAGATGATTGTTATTGGTCCCTGAGGAACCCTGACTCATTGGACGCAACAATAGGTGAACTTCTAATGTCTGACGCAAGCTTACCTGCTATTGCTTGTGCCGGCAAGCCCATCACCAATAGAGACGAGACCAAGTCTGAGACCAGAAGCAAAGACGACAAGGAGCCAGAGAGTAAAAGTGCCACACCCGACTTCACAGCTTTATCAACTCACCAAGTCATATCTACACCCGATACTAGGGGATCAGAGAGTCCTCACAATACCACGCTCGTGCCAAAATCTGACAGAGTGCAGAAGTCTACGAAAGGCACTCCAGTCACACAGCCGGCACATGTGCCTGCAGAAGTACCTGGTGGCCTCGGATTGCTGTCAGCTGATCCTACTTTTAGCAAAGACTCCTTAATGGCGGCAATTACTCCTGGTAGAATGCTGCGCGAATCCCAAACAGCATCGACCCAGGAAGCAGAAGGGAAATTACAACAGCTTGACGCTAAGCAACCAGCGAGTGGAATCCAGGATGACCCTCATAAAACGAAGCAGAACCTACCTTCGACCAACATCAGTACCAACTCAACCCCAGCTTCACCCCTGCATGAGGAGGATGTTACTCACGATCAAAAACAGTCAATGAGTGAAGACGATCCTTCTCTGGAACTCCAGGAAAGCATTCTGGAACCCCAGGAAAATGCTGACCCTGCACCCCCAGAAATTGATGAACCCCAGGGGACATCTGTTTTAGGTTCCATCCTCCGAGCAGGTCCTGCTTTACTGTCATTTGTGTCTTCTGTTCAGCATGGAGACTTTGCACCGTACAAGAATTGA